The genomic interval TATTCTATGCTTTTCCTACCCTAAAGTGCTTGCTTATGGAGAAATCCACCTGCCATAGAGTAATTGTAAACAGATATATGCAGTTATTAAGAAATAACAGTTGTGGGGATAACCGGAACAATTGATTTTATTTGTTCAATGTAATATAATTGCCATAGTATTGTATAAACCTAAAAAATATATGTGTAATCAATATTCACTTTTAATGGAAAAAATAAAGGAAGCATTATCAGATGATTTACTTGGAAAAACTGTCAGTATCCGGGGGTGGGTATACCGTATAAGGAGTTCTGGCAAAATAACGTTTATAGTTATGAGAGACTCTACAGGCATAATACAATGCATAGCATCCTCGGAAAACCTGAACGATGAACAGATGAAAGAAATTTCATCCCTTACTATAGAAAGCAGCATTGAACTTTCAGGGAAACTCAGGAAAGAGCCCCGTGCAGTAACCGGATATGAAATCTCCCTGCAATCTTATAAAATATATGAAAGGAATGAAAATTTCCCAATTGCTAAAGACCTCGGGGAAGAATTTCTCCTGGACAACCGCCATCTCTGGTTGCGCAGCAGGGAGTTTACAGCAGTATTAAAAATCAGGTCTACAGTTTTTAAGGCATTTGCCGATTATTTTTATAAAGAGGATTATTACCAGGTTCAGGCTCCAATGTTTGTTTCTACTGCCACAGAAGGCGGCTCATCTTTATTCAATGTAGATTATTTCGGGGAAAAGGTAAATTTAACCCAGAGCTCACAGTTTTATCTTGAAACACTCATATATAGCCTTGAAAAAGTATTCACTATAGCACCAAGCTTCCGTGCTGAAAAATCACGTACAAGAAGGCATCTTACCGAGTACTGGCACGCAGAGGGTGAAGCAGCATGGTATAGCAATGAAGACATGATGGCCGATGAAGAAAAAATGATAAAATACATCATAGACGAAGTACTGAAAAATAATCTGGAAGATCTGGAAATCATTAAAAGAGATATCAATAAAATAAAAAATATAAAAATTCCTTTTGAAAGGATAAAATATAAGGATTTAATTGAAAAATCAAAGGAATTTGGCATGAACCTCAAATATGGGGATGACCTCGGGGCAGACGAAGAATACGGGATAATGGTGCATTTTGATAATCCTATATTTGTTACCGATTATCCAGAATCTTTAAAAACATTTTACCACAGGCCGGACCCCGACAATCCCGGAGAGATACTATGCCATGATCTGCTGGCACCTGAGGGGTATGGCGAAGTTTTAGGCGGGGGAGAAAGAATATACGATCTCCAGCAACTTCTTGACAGGATAAAGGAAAATAACCTGAATCCTGAAGATTATTACTGGTATGTTGATTTAAGGAAATATGGGAGCATTCCACACAGTGGATTTGGCCTGGGGCTTGATAGGCTTGTAATGTGGATTTGTGGATTATCCAATGTAAGGGAGACAATTCCATACCCCAGAACCATAAGGCGTGTGAAACCATGAACAATTTTATTCCAGCATTGAAACAGGAACCGCATGACCATATCCCTGTATGGTTTATGCGCCAGGCGGGCAGATATATGGATGAATATAAGGAACTCCGGAAATTATATAATATCAGGCAAATGTGCATGGATCCTGAAATTACTGAAAAAATTACATATGCCCCTGTAAAATTGCTCGGAGTGGATGCAGCAATAATATTCGCTGATATAATATTGCCTCTGGAAGCCATGGGGTATAAAATAGATTTTAACAGTTCAGGGCCTGATATAGGGAATGGATACAGGCACAATAAAAGTATGGAAGGAATACATGAGTTCAATACAGGAGATTTAAAATACAGAACATATGACGCAATCCGGCTCTTCAAGCAGAATTACCCTGAAACCCCCCTTATTGGTTTTTCCGGGGGAATCATAACAGTTATGTCATATATTATTGCTGGAGTTTCTGATAATAATCTTGTATACACAAAGAAGGTTATGTTAAATGACCCTTCATTTGGAATAATGAAAAAAATGATTAAAAACATGATACTTGACTATGTAACAATGCAGGTCAAAGCCGGCGTGGATGCCATACAGATATTTGATTCATGGCTTGGCGCCTTATCGCCATATACCTTTGAGAAATACCTGAAAAACGACATTATTGAACTGGTAGAATCAATAAAAAGCAAGGTTCCTGTTATATACTTTTCAACAGGCAGTTCAGGCATGATAGAACAATTTAATGATATTAAGCCGGATATACTGAGTGTTGACTGGAGAATAAAATTATCCCATGCCAGAACAATATTAAATGGTAGCATAGGAATGCAGGGCAATTTAGACCCGTATCTTGTTCAGTACAGCAGGGAAGCAGCATTGGAAGAAACTGGTAGAATCCTCGGTGAAGCAGGAAAGGATGATAATTATATATTCAATCTTGGACACGGCGTATTGCCGGAAACAGATCCTGACACGCTCAAAAGCATAACAGACACCGTTCATTCTTATAGATAAAATCTTAATTTATCCAGCTATTGGCTTATTGAATTTCTAATTGTGTAAATCCAGTGTTGGTCCATGTTATTTTTATTATACCATCTCTATCCAACCTATATCTAAGCTCCCGGTTGAATATCCGGCGGCCAGTGTTTTTTCCATATAAATAAAATGTAGAAAGAAATAAATGCGCGCTTAAAATAAACCATTTATGAAGAAAGTTATATTATTAAGTTACGGAAGCCCTGAAAGGATTGATGATGTTCCGGAATATCTATCAGGCATATTTAATGGGAAACCCGTACCGGAAAAGATCATGGAAGAAAATATTAAAAAATATGAAATGGTCAATGGCATATCTCCCTCAAACCAGATAATTAAAAATTTAAAAGATAAACTTGGGAAATTGCTGGCAAGATATGGTGATTTTGAGATCATAGATGCCTACAAGCACTGGCATCCCGGAATAGAAGAAACAGTATCATCACTGGATGCAGATTATGAGGAAATAATTGCATTGCCACTGTTTGCTTTTAAGTCAAACAATATTAGAAAATCATACGAAATACCGGTGAAAAAAGCCATGGAAGGAAAAAATATGAAACTGAGGTTCATAAATGGCCTTGATTACAGCATACTGGCTTCTATGTGGGTTTCAGAGATCAGCAAATACGTATATGATTTTGACAATTTCCTGTTCACTGCACATAGCCTTCCCCTGATAGATGACGAATCTGATTATCAGGCATCACTGGAAAGAAATGCAGGGAAAATTTCAGATATGCTTGGCATTGAAAAGTATTATACTGCATTTTACAGCCAGGGGCCACATGGAAAATGGATTGAACCATCTATATATTCTAAGATTGACCTGTTTAAAGAAGATAAAATTAACAATTTACTTGTATCTCCAATTGGCTTTTTATATGAACATCTGGAAATACTATACGATCTTGATGTAAAGTATAAAGAGTTTCTTGAATCCCAGGGCATAAAATACGCACGTGCCAGAACACCATCAGATTCGGATGGCATGGCCATACTTCTAAAAAACGCAATAATGGGAGTAGAGGGAGATAAGGAAAACTATTATTAGCAGAGGCCAGAGTTATTAAACAGAAATATAACTCCACCTTAAATCTTTTTAAGCTTTAATGCATAACTGACTATGGAATCATACAGCATTTTCTGTTACAACGCCTCTGATTATATAAAGGAAATCGCAAAGGTAGGGACAAATAGTGACATACAGCTTTACCACCGGAAGGATGAAAATATAATAATGACATTTATAGAGCCGATAAAATACCCGGAGAAGGTGTCATCACTTACAGATTCAATATATCCTTCAGATATAGCAATAATTAAAGTCAGCTCCATCAATAAGGACCTGGGTGAAGTAATAATAGCTCTTGACCTTATGGGCAAAACAAGGGGATTTATAATAGCTGATGAAGAGAAACAGCCTGTTATTAAAAAAATTATAGGAAATACCTCATTAAAGGATTATAAATTCTTTACCGGAAAGCCAATGGAACTCATAGATGAAATAAAGGCAATGGACATACCCAGAAATGGCGATCAGAATTTAACTGTAATAGATCACTTTTTTAAGGTTAAGGGAGTAGGCACAGTTGCCCTTGGCTTTGTTTTATCCGGAAGCATTTCAAAACACCAGAAACTGGTACTTTCTGACCTGGATCGTGAGGTAGAGGTCAGGTCAATACAGATGAATGATGAGGATGTGGACAGTGCAGGCGCAGGATCCAGAGTAGGGCTTGCATTGAAAAACATAGAGCCTACCGATATGGAAAGGGGGATGTTTCTATCAGATAAGCCCTTTGAATATGCTGAAACCATACCAGGGAAGGTTGTGCCACAAACAAGCCTGAAATTAGACCTCGGTGACAATTTTGAAATATTTGTGTCGGATATTATGAGATTCCAGAGGGGCAAATTTGAGAACGACCATATAATTTTAGATAAAAAAATTCCTGTGGTAAAGAAGACAATGGTTCTTTCAAATAATAATATGGTACCCAGAATTTTCGGTACCATCAATCTTTAATTTTTCCTTTTATCATGGCTTCCGTGCCTATGTCATGCCTGATATAATAATCTCCTGTTATATATTTCAAATTGTCTTCAACGATATCTGAGGCCTCGTATATGCTATCGCCTATTCCTATCAATGCTAAAGACCTGGATTTTGTTGTGGTTACATGATTCAGGGTGCCAGAAACCGATGAATAGTAAACTTTGAAATTATCAGTTTCAATTCTATCCTTAATTGTTAGCTCTGTTTCCACAGGTTTTATTCCATAACCGGGAGGTACAATATATTTAAGCACAGTAGCTTTGCTCTTAAATTTTATATTGTTTTTTAATGTCCCGCTGTATATGTCCAGGAAAATATCAACAATATTTGACTGCAACAGTGTTAGTACATTTATTCCTTCAGGGTCTGCAAATCTTGAATTGATTTCAATAACCCTTACACCCTGTGCTGTGCTCATAAACTGCCCGTAAATTACACCCTTGAAAGGATTGTTCTCCTCTCTCATTGCTGTGACAATGTCATTAAGTATACCCCTTGCTTCATTAACTACATCTATAGATAAAAATGGCAAAATAAAATTCTTGTCTGATATTGACCCCATCCCGCCGGTATTCGGCCCGAGGTCATCTTCATACAACCTTTTATAGTCCTGGACAACTGGCATAAATACCACATTTTTGCTATCTGTAAATGCCTGGATTGAGAACTCTTCGCCTATTTCCCTTTTCTCCAGAAGCACCTTGCCATCACGATCAATAATCTCAGATGCATATGCTATAGCTTCAGCCACGTTGCTAAGCTGAAGCCCCATAACTTTTACGCCTTTTCCTCCAGTAAGCCCTATTGGCTTTACAGCGTATTCAGTATCGTTGTTTTCAAAAAATGTTTTGAGCACTTCTTTATCTGATATGAGCTTATTTTCAATATTTCCCTTTATGTGGTGCCTCTCCATCAGATTGCGCATGTATTCCTTTGAAGTTTCAATCATTGCAGCCTTTTGTCCAGGCGAAGCCACAGGAATATGATTTTCTATAAGGCTGTCCACAAGATCCGTATTTAATATGTCGTCCGGGCCGATAAATGCAATATCTACCCTATTTTTTTTAGCAAAATTTACAATTTCCTGTGTATTCTTATTATATTTTATTACATTGCGCGATAATCCAAGTATAGATGGATTTTCATTGCTGACGACTGAATAAAGGTTATCTGTTTCCCTTATCTTCCTTGCAATTGCATCTTCTCTACCACCACTGCCTACTAGCAAGACGTTCATTGTTCCTCTGCCCGTAATGTCCTCTTATTAATATTAAATTTACGGTGAAACTCTGTTGTAACCTTATACTTATGTGTATTCCTATATTTTCTTGATGATACCATTCCACCTTTTTTTAATTTTTCAAGATCCTCTTTGTAAGCATAGCCAAAATTGTCCCTGAGGTTACCGGATATAGCCTCCCCATTCATCTTATAAATATAAGAAAGCATGGCAAGCTGTTTTTCAGTGAATTCTTTCTCAATAAAAGGATCCACAACCGGTACAAATTCTTCGCTCAGTTTAATCTTGTAACTGTTCCCGAACTGCCCCACGATTAATGAGCTCTCTATATTTTCATAATTCCTGGATATTTCTTTAATTGCTTTGATGAACTCTGCATTTGTTATATTTAGATATTCAGCTATCTCTGATGCCTTCACCGGTTCTTTAGATGAAAACAGTATTGCTTCAATCCTCCTGGAAATTTCATTCATTATACTCATATCTCAAAAGTATAATATAACTTTATTGCAGAATATTAACCAGAATATAAGAAAGTTAAATGAAATTCCATGTATTGCACTGAATAACTGTTAAAAATTAAGCAGGCAGGATCACTGTACTTATAATTTATATTAAAAAAATAAATATATTCTATCTTATTTACCTATATGGATATAGAAAAATCCGGGGGCCATAATTCTGAATTTGTTTATAACGAATTTGAACCCGTACCGGAGGAGATGAGGAAAAACAACTCATCCGAGCTATTCACTCTCTGGTTTGCATCCAACATGACAATTGGAGATTTTGCTATAGGATTTATACCCGTGCTCCTCGGTTTAAGTCTGGGTATGTCTTTATTTTCCATGCTTCTCGGAAGTGTTATGGGGTCTATACTTGTAGCATTCATGTCCAGGACAGGTACTCTTACAGGATTGCCACAGATGGTCCTCGGGAGGAGGGCCTTCGGTAAAAATTTCGGAATATTTATGACAGTCCTCCAGTGGATTAACACACTGGGCTGGCTAACAGTAAACCTCATACTTGCTTCATTCGCATTTTCCCTTGCATTTCATGTGCCATACTATGAAATTTCCATAATATTGATGGGTATAATCATATTTCTCATATCAAATTCTGGAAGAAAATCCATATCATATTTTGAGAAGGCAATGTCAGTTATTCTTGGAATACTTTTTACAATTATTATACTTAATGCAGGATTGCATATCAATGACATTTATGCCTATAAACCATCCTCCTTTGGTTTTGGCGTAGCGTTTGGAATAACTCTTGCAACATCATTCTCCTATCTTATGTCATGGGGGCCCTATGCGGCAGATTATTCCCGCTATAATAAAACAAAGAATGCGTTTATTTACACTTTTTCAGGTGGTTTGATTGCTACATTCTGGGCGGAAATAGCAGGCGTATTTGTTGCCATAATGTCACTTGACCCATCAGGAAATCCTGCCAGTGACCTTAACCACGTTCTTGGACCCTATGGAATCATAGGCTTGATAGCAATCTTCCTTGGAGGAATAGCAGCGGATGCATTGAATCTCTATTCCAATTCAATATCTCTTAAAAGTACTGGATTAAAAATAAGGCGCATATACTCTGTTATTTTTGGCATTGTTATAGCCATAGCATTGGCGGTCGCCCTGTATACAAAATTTTATTCGTTCTATGAAGATTTTCTCTTCCTCCTTGATTACTGGATAACTCCATGGCTGGGAATTATGCTTGCAGACTTTTTTATAGTAAACAGGAATGAAAAATTCAATATTAAAACCATTCCAGGATTGAATATTTCGGGCATTTCAGCATATTTTATAGCCCTCATCGCTTCCGTTCCCTTTATGGACCCCGGAATAATATTTGAAGGGCCAATTTCTAAACTTTACCTTGGTGGTGTTGATATAAGTTATTATGTGTCATTCCTGCTGGCCCTTGTACTGTATCCGGTTATAACAAAGGTAATTAATCGAAATAATATCCAGTCACATGTTAAATGATCGGGAGATAGAATACAATGTAGCTGCAGGAAGAATAATCTCTGAAAATTACAGCAGGGATTCACTTACACCAAACGGCTATGACATCCGTATTGGAGACCATGAATTAGATATTATAAAAACCAACTCATTGTTTTTCATTTCAAGCCTTGAAAAATTCAACATGCCTGATAACATTGTGGCTTCATTGCACATAAAATCGAAATATGCAAGGAGAGGTGTGTTTGCATCATTCGGATTTGTTGATGCTGGATTTATCGGCAACCTTACAATGGCATTTTACAATTTCGGTGAAGAATTCCGGATTAAAAGGGGCATGAAATTTGTTCAAATAGTATTCTATGAAATAAAAACTCCGGAGAAAAATTATCCAGGAAGGTCAGGCAACTATCAGAACAGCGAAGGAATTAATGTTAAATCACCGGAAGACTAAAATTTATATTTGTCCCAGTATCTTTCTATAAAGAATCTATAATTTTCCCTTCTTATAAAAATTTATTTACAATATGCATATTCAGGTTAAATGAAAGCCTTTATAATAGGAAGGTTCCAACCTTTCCATAACGGTCATCTGGCTATAATAAAACATATACTGGAGCACAATGAATATGTAGTTATAGGTATCGGGAGTGCACAGTTATCCCACACAATCATGAATCCCTTTACGGCTGGAGAACGTTATCTCATGATTCTGAACACACTGGAAAATAATGGAATATCAAATTATTATATAGTGCCTATCGAGGATGTCAACTCAAATCCAATGTGGGTTGCCCATGTAGAATCCCTTACACCGCCATTTCACCGTGTGTACACCAACAATCCCCTTGTAAGGAGATTATTCTATGAAAAACAATATGAAGTCCTTTCACTACCCATGATAAACCGCAATTCATGGTCTGGAACAAGAATAAGGCAAAAAATACTCAAGGGAGAAGACTGGAGATCAGACGTTCCTGACACAGTTTATAATATAATGAAAGACCTGGATGGCATAAACAGGATCAGTGATCTGTCAAAAACAGACGAAGACCCGATATAATCAACAGGCCTGTTTTTATTCATGGCACTGTTGTTATGATACTTCATTATAGGACAAAAATATATATTGATTTAAAATACTACACATAGATGAATGTTAAAATGAGAATCGTTGCCGCCTCATACAGGCAGAGCGATGTAACGGTAGAATTGTACGGGCGTACAGAGGATAATAAATCCATTACAGCCCTTTATTATGGCTTTAAACCATATTTTGACTATGTTGAGCCGGATGAAAAATGCATAACTGAAATTAAAAATAATCCAGAATTTATCAAAATGGAAGATAAAAAATTGTTTCTTGAGGGGAAAGATGTAAATGTTAAGAGGATTTATATAAAGTCTCCCTGGAAGGTGCCTGAACTGAGAAAAATATGCCAGTGCCAGGCCCTTGCAGCAGATATACCTTTCCATCACAGATTCATATACGATTTTGATTTAGGTTCTACTGTTGAAATAGAAGGTGAACCTGCAGAAG from Ferroplasma acidiphilum carries:
- the asnS gene encoding asparagine--tRNA ligase, which encodes MEKIKEALSDDLLGKTVSIRGWVYRIRSSGKITFIVMRDSTGIIQCIASSENLNDEQMKEISSLTIESSIELSGKLRKEPRAVTGYEISLQSYKIYERNENFPIAKDLGEEFLLDNRHLWLRSREFTAVLKIRSTVFKAFADYFYKEDYYQVQAPMFVSTATEGGSSLFNVDYFGEKVNLTQSSQFYLETLIYSLEKVFTIAPSFRAEKSRTRRHLTEYWHAEGEAAWYSNEDMMADEEKMIKYIIDEVLKNNLEDLEIIKRDINKIKNIKIPFERIKYKDLIEKSKEFGMNLKYGDDLGADEEYGIMVHFDNPIFVTDYPESLKTFYHRPDPDNPGEILCHDLLAPEGYGEVLGGGERIYDLQQLLDRIKENNLNPEDYYWYVDLRKYGSIPHSGFGLGLDRLVMWICGLSNVRETIPYPRTIRRVKP
- the hemE gene encoding uroporphyrinogen decarboxylase, which translates into the protein MNNFIPALKQEPHDHIPVWFMRQAGRYMDEYKELRKLYNIRQMCMDPEITEKITYAPVKLLGVDAAIIFADIILPLEAMGYKIDFNSSGPDIGNGYRHNKSMEGIHEFNTGDLKYRTYDAIRLFKQNYPETPLIGFSGGIITVMSYIIAGVSDNNLVYTKKVMLNDPSFGIMKKMIKNMILDYVTMQVKAGVDAIQIFDSWLGALSPYTFEKYLKNDIIELVESIKSKVPVIYFSTGSSGMIEQFNDIKPDILSVDWRIKLSHARTILNGSIGMQGNLDPYLVQYSREAALEETGRILGEAGKDDNYIFNLGHGVLPETDPDTLKSITDTVHSYR
- a CDS encoding ferrochelatase, yielding MKKVILLSYGSPERIDDVPEYLSGIFNGKPVPEKIMEENIKKYEMVNGISPSNQIIKNLKDKLGKLLARYGDFEIIDAYKHWHPGIEETVSSLDADYEEIIALPLFAFKSNNIRKSYEIPVKKAMEGKNMKLRFINGLDYSILASMWVSEISKYVYDFDNFLFTAHSLPLIDDESDYQASLERNAGKISDMLGIEKYYTAFYSQGPHGKWIEPSIYSKIDLFKEDKINNLLVSPIGFLYEHLEILYDLDVKYKEFLESQGIKYARARTPSDSDGMAILLKNAIMGVEGDKENYY
- a CDS encoding EF-Tu/IF-2/RF-3 family GTPase produces the protein MESYSIFCYNASDYIKEIAKVGTNSDIQLYHRKDENIIMTFIEPIKYPEKVSSLTDSIYPSDIAIIKVSSINKDLGEVIIALDLMGKTRGFIIADEEKQPVIKKIIGNTSLKDYKFFTGKPMELIDEIKAMDIPRNGDQNLTVIDHFFKVKGVGTVALGFVLSGSISKHQKLVLSDLDREVEVRSIQMNDEDVDSAGAGSRVGLALKNIEPTDMERGMFLSDKPFEYAETIPGKVVPQTSLKLDLGDNFEIFVSDIMRFQRGKFENDHIILDKKIPVVKKTMVLSNNNMVPRIFGTINL
- the purD gene encoding phosphoribosylamine--glycine ligase, with amino-acid sequence MNVLLVGSGGREDAIARKIRETDNLYSVVSNENPSILGLSRNVIKYNKNTQEIVNFAKKNRVDIAFIGPDDILNTDLVDSLIENHIPVASPGQKAAMIETSKEYMRNLMERHHIKGNIENKLISDKEVLKTFFENNDTEYAVKPIGLTGGKGVKVMGLQLSNVAEAIAYASEIIDRDGKVLLEKREIGEEFSIQAFTDSKNVVFMPVVQDYKRLYEDDLGPNTGGMGSISDKNFILPFLSIDVVNEARGILNDIVTAMREENNPFKGVIYGQFMSTAQGVRVIEINSRFADPEGINVLTLLQSNIVDIFLDIYSGTLKNNIKFKSKATVLKYIVPPGYGIKPVETELTIKDRIETDNFKVYYSSVSGTLNHVTTTKSRSLALIGIGDSIYEASDIVEDNLKYITGDYYIRHDIGTEAMIKGKIKD
- a CDS encoding SMC-Scp complex subunit ScpB codes for the protein MNEISRRIEAILFSSKEPVKASEIAEYLNITNAEFIKAIKEISRNYENIESSLIVGQFGNSYKIKLSEEFVPVVDPFIEKEFTEKQLAMLSYIYKMNGEAISGNLRDNFGYAYKEDLEKLKKGGMVSSRKYRNTHKYKVTTEFHRKFNINKRTLRAEEQ
- a CDS encoding purine-cytosine permease family protein; protein product: MDIEKSGGHNSEFVYNEFEPVPEEMRKNNSSELFTLWFASNMTIGDFAIGFIPVLLGLSLGMSLFSMLLGSVMGSILVAFMSRTGTLTGLPQMVLGRRAFGKNFGIFMTVLQWINTLGWLTVNLILASFAFSLAFHVPYYEISIILMGIIIFLISNSGRKSISYFEKAMSVILGILFTIIILNAGLHINDIYAYKPSSFGFGVAFGITLATSFSYLMSWGPYAADYSRYNKTKNAFIYTFSGGLIATFWAEIAGVFVAIMSLDPSGNPASDLNHVLGPYGIIGLIAIFLGGIAADALNLYSNSISLKSTGLKIRRIYSVIFGIVIAIALAVALYTKFYSFYEDFLFLLDYWITPWLGIMLADFFIVNRNEKFNIKTIPGLNISGISAYFIALIASVPFMDPGIIFEGPISKLYLGGVDISYYVSFLLALVLYPVITKVINRNNIQSHVK
- a CDS encoding dCTP deaminase domain-containing protein, with the translated sequence MLNDREIEYNVAAGRIISENYSRDSLTPNGYDIRIGDHELDIIKTNSLFFISSLEKFNMPDNIVASLHIKSKYARRGVFASFGFVDAGFIGNLTMAFYNFGEEFRIKRGMKFVQIVFYEIKTPEKNYPGRSGNYQNSEGINVKSPED
- a CDS encoding nicotinamide-nucleotide adenylyltransferase; amino-acid sequence: MKAFIIGRFQPFHNGHLAIIKHILEHNEYVVIGIGSAQLSHTIMNPFTAGERYLMILNTLENNGISNYYIVPIEDVNSNPMWVAHVESLTPPFHRVYTNNPLVRRLFYEKQYEVLSLPMINRNSWSGTRIRQKILKGEDWRSDVPDTVYNIMKDLDGINRISDLSKTDEDPI